A window of the Vanessa cardui chromosome 12, ilVanCard2.1, whole genome shotgun sequence genome harbors these coding sequences:
- the LOC124534339 gene encoding uncharacterized protein LOC124534339 isoform X1 — MESRSAPPSPDESGEAVFDSRCGRYPHQPSLQRAFASCRETGRPRPHHRHAASEPARPDDRVLTTAEVHDYPSSESGIAADCPHPHSSNADDSPCYDRSDYEGNSNYSLRHNYHHTIDCSKHRSELNCSHTPDYSHDDSDCDRGHSRSQTSRRPHRKHRREDGDEAQSLDERCARDLDEILPARLAAVNLSRDQPPQSWNRSNIAATMERFEPVDYSYAYYDHHLSMPSSSRKANRQRGRGGVPRDRSARHNFVTRYGTEENIYEEITDGSRTCPKHRYVPRQSLVSLDRSVVEEEVRRVESRHKRILGELNLSVEAMLMPECESPDSEVAEDRDNIEELLRVGPTDELLSPASCNPPDLDSGFSGSSSGASYVGSLRRKPTGSVPHLPAVAYGTRGAGVRILGADECNLRCPRDAASPRSSSCGDAKSSGFWNKKAWRKISGFSSSNSINKAGLTDEACRPSRAKSRTATIPYSYSNGKLVVPLDSLAQS, encoded by the exons ATGGAATCACGAAGTGCGCCGCCAAGCCCCGACGAATCAGGGGAGGCGGTGTTCGACTCACGGTGTGGACGATACCCTCACCAGCCTTCCCTACAGAGGGCCTTTGCAAGTTGTCGCGAGACCGGTCGACCTCGACCCCATCATCGTCATGCAGCGTCCGAGCCAGCACGACCAGACGATCGAGTTCTCACCACAGCCGAAGTACACGATTATCCCTCATCAGAGTCTGGCATCGCTGCCGATTGTCCCCATCCACATTCGAGCAACGCCGACGACAGTCCGTGCTACGATCGATCAGATTACGAAGGAAATTCTAATTACAGTTTAAGGCACAACTATCACCATACCATCGATTGTAGTAAACATAGATCTGAATTAAATTGTAGTCATACTCCAGATTACAGCCACGATGATTCAGATTGTGACAGAGGACATTCTCGTTCGCAAACATCACGTCGACCACATCGAAAACATAGAAGAGAAGATGGAGATGAGGCACAATCTCTCGATGAACGTTGTGCCCGTGATCTTGATGAAATATTACCCGCAAGGCTTGCTGCAGTAAATCTATCAAGAGACCAGCCACCACAGTCTTGGAACCGAAGTAATATTGCAGCTACAATGGAACGGTTCGAACCTGTCGATTACTCTTATGCCTATTACGATCATCATCTATCAATGCCTTCATCGTCAAGGAAAGCAAATCGTCAACGCGGACGGGGTGGAGTCCCGAGGGATCGATCCGCTCGACACAATTTTGTAACAAGATACGGCACCGAAGAAAATATTTACGAGGAAATAACAGATGGTTCTAGAACATGTCCCAAACATCGATATGTACCTCGGCAATCTTTAGTTTCACTTGATAGGAGCGTTGTTGAAGAGGAAGTACGCCGAGTAGAGTCAAGACACAAACGAATTTTGGGAGAGTTGAATCTTAGTGTAGAAGCGATGTTAATGCCAGAGTGCGAATCACCTGATTCCGAAGTGGCAGAAGACCGTGATAATATAGAAGAGTTATTAAGAGTTGGTCCCACTGATGAGTTATTATCACCCGCTAGCTGTAACCCCCCCGATTTGGATAGTGGTTTTAGTGGAAGTAGTAGTGGAGCAAGCTATGTTGGTAGCTTAAGAAGAAAACCTACAGGTTCAGTACCGCATCTACCTGCAGTAGCTTATGGGACGCGAGGTGCTGGTGTTCGAATTTTAGGTGCAGATGAATGTAACTTGCGCTGTCCTAGAGATGCTGCGTCGCCGAGAAGCTCTAGTTGTGGAGATGCAAAATCTAGTGGCTTTTGGAATAAAAAGGCTTGGAGGAAAATATCTGGATTCTCGAGCTCCAATAGTATAAACAAGGCTGGCTTGACag ATGAAGCATGTAGGCCAAGCAGAGCTAAATCCAGAACAGCCACTATACCATACag TTACTCCAACGGAAAACTGGTGGTGCCGTTGGATTCCCTAGCACAGAGCTGA
- the LOC124534339 gene encoding uncharacterized protein LOC124534339 isoform X2, with protein MESRSAPPSPDESGEAVFDSRCGRYPHQPSLQRAFASCRETGRPRPHHRHAASEPARPDDRVLTTAEVHDYPSSESGIAADCPHPHSSNADDSPCYDRSDYEGNSNYSLRHNYHHTIDCSKHRSELNCSHTPDYSHDDSDCDRGHSRSQTSRRPHRKHRREDGDEAQSLDERCARDLDEILPARLAAVNLSRDQPPQSWNRSNIAATMERFEPVDYSYAYYDHHLSMPSSSRKANRQRGRGGVPRDRSARHNFVTRYGTEENIYEEITDGSRTCPKHRYVPRQSLVSLDRSVVEEEVRRVESRHKRILGELNLSVEAMLMPECESPDSEVAEDRDNIEELLRVGPTDELLSPASCNPPDLDSGFSGSSSGASYVGSLRRKPTGSVPHLPAVAYGTRGAGVRILGADECNLRCPRDAASPRSSSCGDAKSSGFWNKKAWRKISGFSSSNSINKAGLTVTPTENWWCRWIP; from the exons ATGGAATCACGAAGTGCGCCGCCAAGCCCCGACGAATCAGGGGAGGCGGTGTTCGACTCACGGTGTGGACGATACCCTCACCAGCCTTCCCTACAGAGGGCCTTTGCAAGTTGTCGCGAGACCGGTCGACCTCGACCCCATCATCGTCATGCAGCGTCCGAGCCAGCACGACCAGACGATCGAGTTCTCACCACAGCCGAAGTACACGATTATCCCTCATCAGAGTCTGGCATCGCTGCCGATTGTCCCCATCCACATTCGAGCAACGCCGACGACAGTCCGTGCTACGATCGATCAGATTACGAAGGAAATTCTAATTACAGTTTAAGGCACAACTATCACCATACCATCGATTGTAGTAAACATAGATCTGAATTAAATTGTAGTCATACTCCAGATTACAGCCACGATGATTCAGATTGTGACAGAGGACATTCTCGTTCGCAAACATCACGTCGACCACATCGAAAACATAGAAGAGAAGATGGAGATGAGGCACAATCTCTCGATGAACGTTGTGCCCGTGATCTTGATGAAATATTACCCGCAAGGCTTGCTGCAGTAAATCTATCAAGAGACCAGCCACCACAGTCTTGGAACCGAAGTAATATTGCAGCTACAATGGAACGGTTCGAACCTGTCGATTACTCTTATGCCTATTACGATCATCATCTATCAATGCCTTCATCGTCAAGGAAAGCAAATCGTCAACGCGGACGGGGTGGAGTCCCGAGGGATCGATCCGCTCGACACAATTTTGTAACAAGATACGGCACCGAAGAAAATATTTACGAGGAAATAACAGATGGTTCTAGAACATGTCCCAAACATCGATATGTACCTCGGCAATCTTTAGTTTCACTTGATAGGAGCGTTGTTGAAGAGGAAGTACGCCGAGTAGAGTCAAGACACAAACGAATTTTGGGAGAGTTGAATCTTAGTGTAGAAGCGATGTTAATGCCAGAGTGCGAATCACCTGATTCCGAAGTGGCAGAAGACCGTGATAATATAGAAGAGTTATTAAGAGTTGGTCCCACTGATGAGTTATTATCACCCGCTAGCTGTAACCCCCCCGATTTGGATAGTGGTTTTAGTGGAAGTAGTAGTGGAGCAAGCTATGTTGGTAGCTTAAGAAGAAAACCTACAGGTTCAGTACCGCATCTACCTGCAGTAGCTTATGGGACGCGAGGTGCTGGTGTTCGAATTTTAGGTGCAGATGAATGTAACTTGCGCTGTCCTAGAGATGCTGCGTCGCCGAGAAGCTCTAGTTGTGGAGATGCAAAATCTAGTGGCTTTTGGAATAAAAAGGCTTGGAGGAAAATATCTGGATTCTCGAGCTCCAATAGTATAAACAAGGCTGGCTTGACag TTACTCCAACGGAAAACTGGTGGTGCCGTTGGATTCCCTAG